One window of the Penaeus monodon isolate SGIC_2016 chromosome 1, NSTDA_Pmon_1, whole genome shotgun sequence genome contains the following:
- the LOC119575874 gene encoding innexin inx2-like, whose translation MVLVELLAGLRGLVKVKHDADIHSAIFKLHFRLTATMLFCFCLFCNILLFSFSFLTGTGVAYPGVGPLYPTDTKTYHAYYQWVPFVLFLQGLMFYAPHWLWKTWEGGKLESIVMGLSIPVMNKEERHEKIHLLADYLHASLHHHNFYAIKFFLCELLNLANCLFNMWFMNEFLGGMFFTYGIDVLAFTETNQEERTDPMIVVFPRVTKCSFNMYGPSGTIETHDLMCVLALNIINEKIYVFMWFWFVILAIISTMALIYRLLVFCVPAIRSGLLQKRARLRYKNSIDAVSRRLQVGDFFLLYLLSKNVELLSFSSLMEELSLRLSNRRVHPDLDVSPAPVPPERFHLMNENA comes from the exons ATGGTGTTGGTCGAGCTGCTGGCGGGCCTTCGCGGGCTCGTGAAGGTGAAGCACGACGCGGACATCCACAGCGCCATTTTCAAGCTCCATTTTCGGCTCACGGCGACCATGCTCTTCTGTTTCTGCCTTTTTTG TAacatacttttattttccttttcttttctcacagGAACGGGAGTGGCATACCCTGGCGTTGGTCCTCTCTACCCGACGGATACCAAGACGTACCACGCTTACTACCAGTGGGTGCCGTTCGTTCTTTTCCTGCAG GGCCTGATGTTCTACGCCCCCCACTGGCTCTGGAAGACGTGGGAGGGCGGGAAGCTGGAGTCCATCGTCATGGGGCTCTCCATCCCCGTCATGAACAAGGAGGAGCGCCACGAGAAGATCCACCTACTGGCCGACTACCTCCACGCCTCCCTCCACCATCACAACTTCTACGCCATCAAGTTCTTCCTCTGCGAGCTGCTTAATTTAGCGAACTGTTTGTTCAACATGTGGTTCATGAACGAGTTCCTGGGCGGGATGTTCTTCACGTACGGCATCGACGTGCTGGCCTTCACGGAGACCAACCAGGAGGAGCGGACGGACCCGATGATCGTGGTGTTTCCGCGGGTCACCAAGTGCTCCTTCAACATGTACGGGCCGTCGGGCACCATCGAGACCCACGACCTCATGTGCGTCCTCGCGCTCAACATCATCAACGAGAAGATCTACGTCTTCATGTGGTTCTGGTTCGTCATCCTGGCCATCATCAGCACAATGGCGCTCATCTACCGCCTCCTCGTGTTCTGCGTCCCCGCCATCAGGTCGGGGCTGCTGCAGAAGCGCGCGAGGCTGCGCTACAAGAACAGCATCGACGCCGTCTCGCGAAGGCTGCAGGTCGGTGACTTCTTCCTGCTGTACCTCCTGAGCAAGAACGTGGAGCTGCTCTCCTTCAGCTCCCTCATGGAGGAGCTGTCCCTCCGGCTGAGCAACCGCCGCGTCCACCCCGACCTGGACGTGTCGCCGGCCCCCGTCCCGCCCGAGCGCTTCCACCTCATGAACGAGAACGCATGA